A single region of the Hoeflea prorocentri genome encodes:
- a CDS encoding ABC transporter substrate-binding protein, giving the protein MHRIRTALVATTILAAAGAASATDLEVTHWWTSGGEAAAVKAFADAFNAAGNNWVDGAIAGSGDTARATMISRITGGDPMGATQFNHGRQAEELVEAGLMRDLTDVAEAEGWIDLVHPKGLLDACTVDGKIYCVPVNIHSWQWIWLSNKAFEDAGVPVPSNWDEFVAAAPALEAAGKIPLAMGQQSWQTSGAFQVLMVALAGPEVFQKVYGDHDAEVAAGPDVARVFKAADDARKMSQKSNVQDWNQATNLVITGKAGGQIMGDWAQGEFQVAGQVAGEHYTCLPGLGINEVISTGGDAFYFPKLDDEELSAAQAKLASLMLSKQVQVDFNLKKGSLPVRGDVDLAAANDCMKKGLEILAKGNIISDTNQLMSPDSLGQINDLFVEFFNDNNITPEDAQERFAQIVAAAD; this is encoded by the coding sequence ATGCATCGTATCAGGACAGCTCTTGTAGCAACCACAATTCTGGCTGCTGCCGGCGCCGCGTCTGCCACCGACCTGGAAGTCACACACTGGTGGACATCAGGTGGCGAGGCAGCGGCGGTCAAGGCTTTTGCCGACGCTTTCAACGCCGCTGGCAACAACTGGGTGGATGGTGCTATCGCCGGATCCGGCGACACAGCCCGCGCGACCATGATCAGCCGCATCACCGGCGGCGATCCAATGGGCGCGACCCAGTTCAACCATGGACGCCAGGCGGAAGAACTGGTCGAAGCCGGCCTGATGCGCGATCTGACCGATGTTGCCGAAGCCGAGGGCTGGATAGACCTTGTCCATCCGAAAGGCTTGCTGGATGCCTGCACTGTGGATGGTAAAATCTACTGTGTTCCGGTCAACATCCACTCGTGGCAGTGGATCTGGCTCTCAAACAAGGCATTTGAGGACGCCGGCGTGCCGGTCCCCAGCAACTGGGACGAATTTGTTGCCGCCGCTCCGGCGCTTGAAGCCGCAGGCAAAATTCCGCTCGCCATGGGTCAGCAGTCCTGGCAGACATCCGGCGCCTTCCAGGTGCTGATGGTGGCTTTGGCCGGCCCGGAGGTGTTTCAGAAGGTCTATGGCGATCATGATGCCGAGGTCGCGGCCGGTCCCGATGTCGCCCGGGTTTTCAAGGCGGCAGATGACGCCCGCAAAATGTCACAGAAGTCCAACGTTCAAGATTGGAACCAGGCAACAAATCTTGTCATAACCGGTAAGGCCGGCGGGCAGATCATGGGAGACTGGGCACAGGGCGAATTCCAGGTAGCAGGACAAGTTGCAGGCGAACACTACACCTGTCTGCCCGGTCTGGGCATCAACGAAGTGATTTCCACGGGCGGCGATGCCTTCTATTTCCCCAAGCTTGACGATGAAGAGCTGTCGGCAGCCCAGGCGAAACTTGCGTCCTTGATGCTTTCCAAACAGGTTCAGGTCGATTTCAATCTGAAAAAGGGCTCGTTGCCGGTTCGCGGTGATGTTGACCTTGCAGCAGCCAATGACTGCATGAAGAAGGGCCTTGAGATCCTCGCCAAAGGAAACATCATATCCGACACGAACCAGTTGATGTCGCCGGATTCCCTTGGACAGATCAACGACCTGTTCGTGGAGTTCTTCAACGACAACAACATTACGCCAGAGGATGCGCAGGAGCGTTTTGCGCAGATCGTCGCGGCTGCCGACTAG
- a CDS encoding sugar ABC transporter substrate-binding protein — protein MKHTFIAASLGAMVLGIAGTTGAQAETIGACLITKTDTNPFFVKMKEGATAKAKELGIELKSYAGRIDGDSESQVAAIETCIVDGAKGILITASDTKGIVPAVQQARDAGLLVIALDTPLEPIDSADATFATDNFLAGELIGQWAAATLGDEAKNAKIAMLDLAVSQPSVGVLRDQGFLQGFGIDLKDPGKWGDEDDPRIVGNEVTAGNEEGGRTAMENLLQKDPGINVVYTINEPAAAGAYEALKAVGRENDVLIVSVDGGCPGVQNIADGVIGATSQQYPLLMASLGIEAIAAWAKDGTKPTNTEGKDFFDTGVALVTDQPVDGVPSIDTKEGMDKCWG, from the coding sequence GTGAAACATACATTCATCGCAGCAAGCCTCGGTGCCATGGTACTCGGTATCGCCGGAACAACAGGGGCGCAGGCCGAAACCATTGGCGCCTGCCTTATCACCAAGACGGACACCAATCCGTTCTTCGTGAAGATGAAAGAAGGCGCGACAGCAAAGGCGAAAGAACTCGGTATCGAACTGAAGTCCTATGCCGGTCGGATTGACGGCGATTCGGAAAGTCAGGTTGCCGCCATCGAAACCTGCATCGTTGACGGTGCGAAGGGCATTTTGATCACGGCCTCAGATACAAAAGGGATCGTGCCGGCAGTGCAACAGGCGCGGGACGCCGGTCTGCTGGTGATCGCACTCGACACGCCGCTCGAGCCAATCGATTCGGCTGACGCGACATTCGCGACCGACAATTTCCTCGCAGGCGAGTTGATCGGGCAATGGGCGGCGGCAACTCTCGGCGACGAGGCTAAGAACGCCAAGATCGCAATGCTCGACCTTGCGGTCAGCCAGCCATCGGTTGGCGTTTTACGCGACCAGGGTTTTCTGCAGGGATTTGGTATCGACCTGAAAGATCCCGGCAAATGGGGCGATGAGGATGATCCGCGCATTGTCGGCAACGAAGTGACGGCCGGCAATGAAGAAGGTGGACGCACGGCCATGGAGAACCTTCTCCAAAAAGATCCGGGCATCAATGTCGTCTACACGATCAACGAGCCTGCCGCCGCAGGAGCCTATGAGGCCCTGAAAGCGGTTGGCCGCGAAAACGACGTGTTGATCGTTTCGGTGGATGGCGGCTGTCCGGGCGTACAGAACATAGCCGATGGCGTTATTGGCGCGACCTCGCAGCAATACCCGTTGCTCATGGCTTCACTCGGCATCGAGGCGATTGCTGCCTGGGCCAAGGATGGCACCAAGCCGACCAACACCGAAGGCAAGGATTTCTTCGATACCGGTGTTGCGCTGGTCACAGACCAGCCGGTTGACGGTGTTCCGTCCATCGACACCAAGGAAGGCATGGACAAGTGCTGGGGCTGA
- a CDS encoding carbohydrate ABC transporter permease: MTDARRPVQIFRHLSAKIAAIPMVLTALVIFVGCSVWTIVYSFTGSKLLPRLKFVGLDQYDRLWSTNRWLVSIENLFVYGICMLILSLVLGFVLAALLDQKIRFENTFRTVLLYPFAFSFIVTGLVWQWVLNPEFGVQNIVRSLGWDTFTFDPLYNSDIVIYGVLIAGLWQSTGLIMCLMLAGLRGIDEDIWKAARVDGISTWKTYLLIIIPMMRPVFITTLVIIASGIVKVYDLVVAQTGGGPGIASEVPAKYVYDFMFLNQNLGQGFAASTMMLLTVIIIIVPWAYLEFGGKRRV, encoded by the coding sequence ATGACGGACGCTCGCCGCCCCGTGCAAATTTTCCGGCATCTCAGTGCCAAAATCGCAGCCATTCCGATGGTCCTGACCGCGCTCGTCATCTTTGTGGGATGTTCGGTATGGACGATTGTTTATTCGTTCACCGGCTCCAAACTTCTGCCGCGCCTGAAGTTCGTCGGGCTTGATCAGTACGACCGGCTCTGGTCCACAAATCGCTGGCTCGTTTCAATCGAAAACCTGTTTGTATACGGGATCTGCATGCTGATCCTGTCTCTGGTGCTCGGCTTTGTCCTGGCTGCCCTGCTCGATCAGAAAATCAGGTTCGAAAACACCTTCAGAACCGTTCTCCTTTACCCATTTGCGTTCAGCTTCATCGTTACCGGTCTGGTTTGGCAATGGGTTCTCAATCCGGAATTCGGGGTTCAGAACATTGTCCGCAGCCTTGGCTGGGATACGTTCACCTTTGACCCGCTCTACAATTCCGACATCGTCATTTACGGCGTTCTGATTGCCGGGCTGTGGCAAAGCACCGGCCTGATCATGTGTCTCATGCTCGCCGGTCTCAGGGGGATCGACGAGGACATCTGGAAGGCGGCCCGGGTCGATGGGATTTCCACATGGAAGACTTACCTTCTGATCATCATCCCGATGATGCGGCCGGTGTTTATCACGACGCTTGTGATCATCGCCTCCGGTATCGTGAAGGTCTATGACCTGGTTGTTGCCCAGACCGGCGGCGGCCCTGGCATCGCCTCCGAGGTTCCGGCCAAATATGTCTATGACTTCATGTTCCTCAATCAGAATCTCGGACAGGGGTTCGCGGCCTCAACCATGATGCTGCTGACGGTGATTATCATCATCGTGCCGTGGGCATATCTGGAATTCGGAGGGAAACGACGTGTCTAA
- a CDS encoding sugar phosphate isomerase/epimerase family protein, which yields MDLSFQLYSARNFTPWDKVLSYLSQMGYTQVEGFGGVYEDAAAFRGSMDDNGLAMPTGHFGVETLEDDFDAVIALAETLGINSIFCPYLNEDQRPTDAAGYTQFARRLSAINTKVRATGRRFGWHNHDFEFRPLADGTIPQKVILDEAPDIDWEADIAWIIRGGGEPLEWIENYGSRITSVHVKDIAPAGQCEDEDGWEDVGHGIVAWKNILRALNESAKVSYFVMEHDNPNDFERFARRSFQAMSRFAEEANG from the coding sequence ATGGATTTGTCTTTTCAGCTCTACAGCGCACGCAATTTCACGCCCTGGGACAAGGTGCTCAGTTATCTTTCGCAAATGGGCTATACCCAGGTGGAAGGCTTCGGCGGCGTCTATGAGGACGCCGCCGCCTTCCGCGGCTCAATGGATGACAACGGCCTGGCCATGCCCACAGGCCATTTTGGGGTCGAAACGCTCGAGGATGATTTCGATGCGGTCATTGCGCTTGCCGAGACCTTGGGTATCAACTCGATCTTCTGCCCCTATCTCAATGAGGATCAGCGCCCGACAGATGCGGCCGGATACACGCAATTTGCCAGGCGCCTTTCGGCGATCAATACGAAAGTCCGCGCGACCGGCCGCCGCTTCGGCTGGCACAACCACGATTTCGAGTTTCGCCCGCTCGCCGACGGCACCATTCCGCAAAAGGTGATCCTTGACGAGGCGCCGGACATCGACTGGGAGGCCGATATCGCATGGATCATTCGCGGCGGCGGCGAGCCGCTCGAATGGATCGAGAACTACGGCTCACGCATCACGTCGGTACATGTGAAAGACATTGCGCCCGCCGGTCAGTGCGAGGATGAGGACGGTTGGGAGGATGTCGGTCACGGCATTGTCGCGTGGAAGAACATCCTGCGCGCGCTCAACGAGAGTGCAAAGGTTTCCTACTTCGTCATGGAACATGACAATCCTAACGATTTTGAACGGTTTGCACGTCGTTCATTCCAGGCAATGAGCAGATTTGCGGAGGAAGCCAATGGCTGA
- a CDS encoding ABC transporter permease: MPDTTDKAGEDFEQVLDQSATEVASFDHRHHTPLERLQHLLHSNPAAVPLIVLVMSLLIFGLIVGSKFFSPFALTLILQQVAIVGFVGAAQTLVILTAGIDLSVGAIMVLSSVVMGQFTFRYGFPPEIAVLCGFAVGAACGFINGALVALVRLPPFIVTLGMWQIILASNFLYSANETIRSQDISQSAPLLQFFGNKISIGGAVLTFGVITMVLLVLALNYVLNHTSWGRHVYAVGDDPDAAELAGVRVKRTLISVYVCAGLICALAGWVLIGRIGSVSPTAGQFANIESITAVVIGGISLFGGRGSILGMMFGALIVGVFSLGLRMIGTDPQWTYLLIGLLIISAVAIDQWIRKISV; the protein is encoded by the coding sequence ATGCCCGATACCACCGACAAGGCCGGAGAGGATTTCGAGCAGGTTCTCGATCAAAGCGCGACGGAGGTCGCGTCCTTTGACCACAGACACCACACCCCACTGGAGCGTTTGCAGCACCTTCTGCACTCCAATCCGGCAGCGGTGCCGCTCATCGTCCTCGTCATGTCCCTCCTCATCTTCGGACTGATTGTCGGGTCCAAATTCTTTTCCCCGTTCGCGTTGACGCTTATCCTTCAGCAGGTCGCGATTGTCGGCTTTGTCGGAGCGGCGCAGACACTGGTGATCCTGACGGCGGGCATTGACCTTTCGGTCGGGGCAATCATGGTCTTGTCATCCGTGGTTATGGGGCAGTTCACATTCCGCTACGGATTTCCGCCGGAAATCGCGGTCCTGTGCGGTTTTGCGGTCGGAGCGGCCTGCGGCTTTATCAATGGCGCGCTGGTCGCGCTCGTCCGGCTGCCGCCCTTCATCGTCACACTCGGCATGTGGCAGATTATCCTTGCCTCCAATTTCCTCTATTCAGCCAATGAGACGATCCGCAGCCAGGACATTTCGCAATCCGCCCCCTTGCTTCAGTTCTTCGGCAACAAGATTTCGATCGGCGGCGCCGTCCTGACCTTCGGCGTCATCACCATGGTGCTGCTGGTTCTGGCGCTCAACTATGTTCTCAATCACACGTCCTGGGGGCGACATGTCTATGCGGTCGGGGATGACCCGGATGCCGCGGAACTCGCGGGGGTCCGTGTTAAACGGACACTGATATCGGTCTATGTCTGTGCCGGGCTCATCTGTGCCCTCGCCGGCTGGGTGCTGATCGGGCGCATCGGCTCGGTGTCGCCAACGGCCGGACAATTCGCCAATATCGAATCGATTACAGCCGTGGTGATCGGTGGCATTTCGCTGTTTGGCGGCCGCGGCTCGATCCTCGGCATGATGTTCGGCGCGTTGATCGTCGGGGTCTTCTCGCTGGGCCTGCGTATGATCGGCACCGACCCGCAATGGACCTATCTGCTGATCGGCCTGCTCATCATCTCGGCCGTTGCGATCGACCAATGGATAAGAAAGATTTCGGTATGA
- a CDS encoding EF-hand domain-containing protein, whose protein sequence is MSTPKKILVSLMATSFLGASLVPALAQSGTPGNKPVAEKRMAHAGAGKHGKRQRGAMKRAFERYDVNKDGVITQEEVDAVIVERFNAFSGDDDTISLEDFRAAWLDQSRDRMVRAFQRLDRDGDGAISAEEYDTASERMFSRLDRDGDGELTRPAKGDQAKAGGKHGKKGKMAKRGGPRHGQGAARLMERFDTDKDGKITRAEFDAVRAEIFGGADADGNQAVSLEEFTTIWQGMNDNRIVRGFQRYDADGDLSITLEEYTAGNADFVKKHDRNGDGVVTKADMKGGKHKGKRSGQHMKKGKDRASMQKPMKPVQPVQPDTQG, encoded by the coding sequence ATGAGCACCCCCAAGAAAATCCTCGTTTCCCTTATGGCCACCTCTTTCCTCGGCGCAAGCCTTGTACCGGCCCTCGCACAATCCGGAACCCCGGGTAACAAACCCGTCGCAGAGAAGCGCATGGCTCATGCCGGTGCCGGCAAGCACGGCAAGCGCCAGCGCGGCGCGATGAAGCGCGCCTTTGAGCGCTACGATGTCAACAAGGACGGCGTCATCACGCAGGAAGAAGTCGACGCCGTCATTGTCGAACGCTTCAATGCGTTCTCCGGCGACGATGATACGATCTCGCTTGAGGACTTCCGTGCCGCGTGGCTCGATCAGTCGAGAGACCGCATGGTCAGAGCATTCCAGCGCCTCGATCGCGACGGCGACGGAGCCATCTCCGCCGAGGAATACGATACGGCCTCGGAACGCATGTTCAGCCGGCTTGATCGTGACGGCGATGGTGAACTGACCCGTCCTGCCAAGGGCGATCAAGCCAAGGCCGGTGGCAAGCACGGCAAAAAAGGCAAGATGGCAAAACGCGGCGGTCCGCGTCACGGCCAGGGCGCCGCCCGGCTGATGGAACGCTTCGACACCGACAAGGACGGCAAGATCACCCGCGCCGAGTTCGATGCCGTTCGCGCAGAAATCTTCGGCGGCGCCGATGCCGACGGCAACCAGGCCGTATCGCTCGAAGAGTTCACCACGATCTGGCAGGGCATGAACGACAACCGGATCGTCCGCGGCTTCCAACGCTATGACGCCGACGGCGATCTGTCGATCACGCTCGAAGAGTACACAGCGGGCAATGCAGACTTTGTCAAAAAGCATGACCGCAATGGCGACGGCGTCGTCACCAAGGCGGACATGAAAGGCGGCAAGCACAAGGGCAAGCGCTCGGGTCAGCACATGAAAAAGGGTAAAGACCGCGCATCCATGCAAAAACCAATGAAGCCGGTTCAGCCTGTCCAGCCTGACACGCAAGGCTAA
- a CDS encoding ROK family transcriptional regulator: MSPHNRADDTVKRIKDPSGGSNQTRVRAHNERLVMSLVRRHGSLAKADIARRTGLSAQTVSVIMRALEKDALLIRGEPVRGRVGQPSIPMALNPDAVFSVGLKIGRRSADLVLMDFIGGVRRQLRETFAYPLPGQIIRFAEAGLRQLQDELDETSRGRIAGIGIASPFELWNWLDQVGAPRNEMDAWRDFDFAEAMADITDLPVIVQNDATAACGAELVFGRGREFSDFAYFFVGSFIGGGLVLDHALYTGRSGNAGAFGPIPVPGPGGKPRQLLNQASIFVLENRLKEAGLDPSPLWLNPDTWPDYGVILSNWIDETSRNIAIAIVAISAIIDMEAVLIDGGFPRSVRTRLVETVEREFHKLDRQGIREPAIVEAQVGAEARVIGGASLPIFDRFMIDQSVLTKVPA; this comes from the coding sequence ATGTCGCCTCACAACAGGGCGGACGACACCGTGAAGCGGATCAAGGATCCGAGCGGTGGTTCCAACCAGACACGCGTACGTGCGCACAATGAACGCCTGGTCATGTCTCTGGTGCGCCGCCATGGCAGTCTTGCCAAGGCAGACATTGCGCGGCGTACGGGACTTTCCGCGCAGACGGTATCCGTCATCATGCGGGCGCTGGAAAAGGATGCGCTGCTGATCCGTGGTGAACCGGTTCGCGGCAGGGTTGGGCAGCCATCGATCCCGATGGCCCTTAATCCGGACGCGGTTTTTTCCGTCGGCCTGAAGATCGGGCGACGAAGCGCGGACCTTGTCCTGATGGATTTTATCGGCGGCGTGCGCCGTCAACTGCGCGAGACGTTTGCCTATCCGCTGCCCGGACAGATCATCCGGTTCGCCGAAGCCGGTCTGCGGCAACTCCAGGATGAGCTCGATGAAACCTCCAGAGGCCGCATCGCGGGCATCGGCATTGCATCGCCCTTCGAGCTTTGGAACTGGCTGGACCAGGTCGGCGCGCCCCGCAACGAGATGGATGCCTGGCGCGATTTCGACTTTGCGGAGGCCATGGCTGACATCACGGACCTTCCAGTGATCGTTCAAAATGACGCGACTGCTGCGTGCGGCGCAGAACTTGTGTTTGGCCGCGGGCGTGAGTTTTCGGACTTCGCCTATTTTTTTGTCGGCTCCTTCATCGGTGGAGGGCTGGTGCTCGACCATGCGCTTTATACGGGCCGAAGCGGCAACGCCGGAGCGTTTGGGCCGATCCCGGTTCCTGGACCGGGCGGAAAGCCGCGTCAGTTGCTCAACCAGGCATCAATCTTCGTTCTCGAAAACCGGTTGAAGGAAGCCGGGCTCGACCCGTCGCCCCTGTGGCTCAATCCGGATACATGGCCGGACTACGGCGTCATATTGTCGAATTGGATCGACGAAACATCACGAAACATCGCGATCGCGATTGTCGCCATATCAGCCATCATCGACATGGAGGCAGTTCTGATCGACGGCGGTTTTCCGAGATCCGTGCGCACCCGTCTGGTTGAAACGGTCGAAAGAGAGTTTCACAAGCTGGACAGGCAGGGCATCCGCGAGCCGGCAATTGTCGAGGCTCAGGTGGGTGCCGAGGCCCGGGTCATCGGTGGCGCCAGTCTGCCGATCTTCGACCGTTTCATGATCGATCAGTCCGTGTTGACGAAAGTGCCCGCCTGA
- a CDS encoding ATP-binding cassette domain-containing protein, with protein sequence MDKKDFGMSEPILTARNLVKRFGRVVALDHANFDLYPGEILAVIGDNGAGKSTMIKAISGAVVPDEGEVLLEGKPVHFHTPLEAQQAGIETVYQNLALSPALSIADNMFLGREWRKPGLAGKIFRQLDRSAMERFARDKLSELGLLTIQNIGQAVETLSGGQRQGVAVARAAAFGSKVIIMDEPTAALGVKESRRVLDLILDVKSRGLPIVLISHNMPHVFEVADRIHIHRLGRRLCVINPKEHSMSDAVAYMTGAKVPEELEAA encoded by the coding sequence ATGGATAAGAAAGATTTCGGTATGAGCGAGCCTATTCTCACAGCCCGCAATCTCGTCAAGCGGTTTGGCCGCGTCGTGGCCCTCGATCACGCGAATTTCGATCTTTATCCCGGCGAGATCCTGGCGGTCATTGGAGACAATGGAGCCGGAAAATCGACGATGATCAAGGCAATCTCCGGGGCCGTTGTTCCTGACGAAGGCGAAGTCTTGCTGGAGGGCAAACCGGTCCATTTCCACACGCCGCTCGAAGCACAGCAGGCCGGTATCGAGACCGTGTATCAAAATCTTGCGCTGTCCCCTGCCCTGTCGATCGCCGACAATATGTTCCTTGGCCGCGAATGGCGAAAGCCGGGTCTTGCCGGCAAGATTTTCCGCCAGCTCGACCGCTCCGCGATGGAGAGGTTCGCCCGCGACAAGCTGAGCGAACTTGGCCTTTTGACAATTCAGAATATCGGCCAGGCCGTGGAGACACTCTCCGGCGGCCAGCGGCAAGGCGTGGCCGTCGCGCGGGCCGCGGCCTTCGGCTCGAAGGTCATCATCATGGACGAACCCACGGCGGCACTTGGCGTAAAAGAATCGCGCCGCGTGCTTGATCTCATCCTCGACGTGAAGTCCCGCGGCCTTCCAATCGTGCTCATTTCCCACAACATGCCGCATGTCTTCGAGGTTGCCGACAGGATCCATATCCATCGGCTCGGCCGGCGGTTATGCGTCATCAATCCCAAGGAACACAGCATGTCGGATGCCGTCGCCTATATGACCGGGGCGAAGGTGCCTGAAGAGCTGGAAGCTGCATGA
- a CDS encoding carbohydrate ABC transporter permease, with protein sequence MSNPGTLATAVVAADALKESARGPSGPRPRRRISRRNIFVYGTLLVVSVYYLLPLYVMIVTSLKGMPEIRLGNVFSPPVDITFEPWVKAWSQACTGLNCDGLSRGFWNSVRITVPSVVISIVIASINGYTLANWRFKGADVFFTILIVGAFIPYQIMIYPIVVVLREIGLYGSIWGLVLVHSIFGMPILTLLFRNYFTSIPEELFKAARVDGAGFWRIYFKIMLPMSLPIFVVAIILQVTGIWNDFLFGVIYTKPDTYPMTVQLNNIVNSVQGVKEYNVNMAATILTGLVPLVIYFISGKLFVRGIAAGAVKG encoded by the coding sequence GTGTCTAATCCCGGCACCCTGGCGACGGCTGTCGTCGCGGCGGACGCACTCAAGGAAAGTGCACGCGGACCGAGCGGTCCACGGCCCCGCCGCAGAATCTCCCGGCGCAATATCTTTGTCTACGGAACGCTGCTCGTCGTCTCCGTGTACTATCTTCTGCCGCTCTACGTCATGATCGTCACATCGCTCAAAGGCATGCCGGAAATCCGTCTCGGCAACGTCTTTTCGCCGCCCGTGGACATTACCTTCGAGCCCTGGGTCAAGGCATGGTCGCAAGCCTGCACCGGCCTCAACTGCGACGGGCTGAGCCGCGGCTTCTGGAACTCGGTCAGGATCACGGTTCCAAGCGTCGTGATCTCTATCGTCATTGCCTCCATCAACGGCTACACCCTTGCCAACTGGCGCTTTAAGGGCGCCGATGTCTTTTTCACGATCCTGATCGTCGGCGCGTTCATTCCCTATCAGATCATGATCTACCCGATTGTCGTGGTGTTGCGCGAAATCGGCCTTTACGGCAGCATCTGGGGTCTGGTTCTCGTCCATTCGATTTTCGGCATGCCGATCCTGACGCTTCTCTTCAGGAACTATTTCACATCCATCCCGGAGGAGCTGTTCAAAGCCGCCCGTGTGGATGGCGCAGGTTTCTGGCGGATCTATTTCAAGATCATGCTGCCGATGAGCCTGCCGATCTTTGTCGTCGCAATCATCCTTCAAGTCACCGGTATCTGGAACGACTTCCTATTCGGTGTGATTTATACAAAGCCCGACACATACCCGATGACCGTACAGTTGAATAACATCGTCAACTCGGTTCAGGGTGTGAAAGAATACAATGTCAACATGGCCGCCACGATCCTCACCGGTCTCGTGCCACTCGTCATCTATTTTATCTCTGGCAAGCTCTTCGTGCGCGGCATCGCCGCCGGCGCGGTGAAAGGTTAG
- a CDS encoding ABC transporter ATP-binding protein: MAGSKSIEIRNLSLSFGELKVLEQLDLDIFDGEFLVLLGASGCGKSTLLNCIAGLLDISDGQIFIKGKNVTWEEPKDRGIGMVFQSYALYPQMSVEGNLSFGLKNAGMAKTEIAERVARAASILQIEPLLKRKPSQLSGGQRQRVAIGRALVREVDVFLFDEPLSNLDAKLRAELRVEIKRLHQRLNNTMIYVTHDQIEALTLADRIAIMRGGQVQQLDTPHAIYNHPANKYVAGFIGSPGMNFMEGTLNGGDKPQFSTGQMNVDLSRYNFINGGSLDGSQAWLGVRPEHVSTGRDAADKTFSSQVSVEVVEPMGSDTLVWTTLADQEFRFRMDGQKTVEVGETLQIGFDPVSASVFDAQTENRM; this comes from the coding sequence ATGGCCGGATCCAAAAGCATCGAAATCCGCAACCTGTCACTCAGCTTCGGCGAGCTGAAGGTTCTGGAACAACTCGACCTCGACATATTTGATGGCGAATTCCTGGTGCTGCTCGGCGCCTCGGGTTGCGGAAAATCAACCCTTTTGAACTGCATTGCCGGTCTGCTCGATATCTCGGACGGTCAGATTTTTATCAAGGGCAAGAATGTCACCTGGGAGGAGCCGAAAGACCGGGGCATCGGCATGGTCTTCCAGTCCTATGCGCTTTACCCGCAGATGAGTGTCGAGGGAAACCTCTCATTCGGCCTCAAGAATGCCGGGATGGCAAAAACCGAGATCGCCGAACGGGTCGCCAGAGCAGCCTCCATCCTGCAGATCGAGCCTCTCCTGAAACGCAAGCCGTCGCAGCTTTCAGGCGGCCAGCGCCAGCGCGTCGCCATCGGCCGCGCCCTTGTGCGGGAGGTCGACGTCTTCCTGTTCGACGAACCTTTGTCGAACCTTGATGCAAAACTGCGCGCGGAACTGCGTGTCGAGATCAAGCGTCTTCACCAGCGCCTCAACAACACGATGATCTATGTGACCCACGATCAGATCGAGGCGCTGACGCTTGCCGACCGCATCGCAATCATGCGCGGGGGCCAGGTTCAGCAGCTGGACACACCGCATGCGATCTACAACCACCCGGCCAACAAATATGTCGCCGGCTTCATCGGCTCACCGGGAATGAACTTCATGGAAGGCACGCTGAACGGCGGCGACAAACCGCAATTTTCCACTGGTCAGATGAACGTCGATTTGTCGCGCTACAACTTTATAAACGGCGGCTCACTCGACGGATCGCAGGCGTGGCTTGGCGTTCGCCCCGAACATGTCTCGACCGGCAGGGATGCAGCCGACAAAACCTTTTCCAGCCAGGTCAGCGTGGAAGTTGTCGAACCCATGGGGTCCGACACACTGGTGTGGACGACACTGGCCGATCAGGAATTCCGGTTCCGCATGGACGGACAGAAGACTGTGGAAGTCGGAGAAACGCTTCAGATCGGATTCGACCCGGTCAGCGCCTCCGTCTTCGACGCGCAAACCGAAAACAGAATGTAA
- a CDS encoding AAA family ATPase yields MKSIASADLPAMIAGSAAKNRRTLVAIAGPPGVGKSTLSESLRNDLIALGQPACIVPMDGFHMDNSALDDLGLRQRKGAPQTFNAEAFVRFVAELRDASRDHLAPDFDRTNDCVRENTITIARNCRVVLVEGNYLLLDETPWCTLQDIFDITVFLSASMDTLRDRLVSRWIDHGYDPEAAHQKALGNDIPNAENVLHHSRRADVILDVSNRT; encoded by the coding sequence ATGAAGTCAATCGCGTCCGCAGACCTTCCGGCCATGATTGCCGGTTCGGCTGCTAAGAACCGCCGCACCCTTGTCGCCATCGCCGGCCCGCCCGGAGTTGGCAAATCCACCTTGTCGGAAAGCCTCCGCAACGATTTGATCGCTCTTGGCCAGCCCGCATGCATCGTGCCGATGGACGGCTTTCATATGGACAACTCAGCGCTGGACGATCTGGGTTTGCGTCAACGCAAAGGTGCGCCGCAAACCTTCAATGCCGAAGCCTTCGTCCGCTTCGTTGCCGAACTGCGCGATGCGAGCCGGGACCATCTTGCACCGGATTTCGACCGGACAAATGATTGTGTCCGGGAAAACACGATCACGATCGCACGCAACTGCCGGGTTGTGCTGGTTGAGGGCAATTACCTGCTGCTTGATGAAACGCCCTGGTGCACGCTTCAGGACATTTTCGATATCACGGTCTTTCTGAGCGCATCGATGGATACCCTTCGCGACCGTCTTGTTTCGCGATGGATCGATCACGGCTACGATCCCGAGGCCGCACATCAAAAAGCTCTCGGAAACGACATCCCGAATGCCGAGAACGTGCTCCATCATTCCAGGCGTGCCGATGTTATCCTCGACGTTTCGAACAGGACCTAG